The following coding sequences lie in one Streptomyces venezuelae genomic window:
- a CDS encoding decaprenylphospho-beta-D-erythro-pentofuranosid-2-ulose 2-reductase, with protein MKDAFGTPQSLLVLGGTSEIGLATARRLVARRTRTVWLAGRPSPALEKAAAGLRDMGADVKTVAFDALDPESHEESLGKIFTEGDIDMVLLAFGVLGDQARDEDEPLAAVRVAQTNYTGAVSAGLVCARALQSQGHGSLVVLSSVAGERARRSNFIYGSSKAGLDAFAQGLGDALHGTGVHVMVVRPGFVRSKMTAGLEEAPMATTPDAVAAAIETGLRRRSETVWVPGALRLVMSALRHAPRPVFRRLPL; from the coding sequence ATGAAAGACGCCTTCGGCACCCCTCAGTCCCTGCTCGTCCTCGGCGGCACCTCCGAGATCGGCCTCGCCACCGCACGGCGCCTCGTCGCCCGCCGCACCCGCACCGTGTGGCTCGCCGGGCGCCCGTCGCCCGCCCTGGAGAAGGCCGCCGCGGGACTGCGCGACATGGGCGCGGACGTCAAGACCGTCGCCTTCGACGCGCTCGACCCCGAGTCCCACGAGGAGTCCCTCGGCAAGATCTTCACCGAGGGTGACATCGACATGGTGCTCCTCGCCTTCGGCGTCCTCGGCGACCAGGCACGCGACGAGGACGAGCCCCTCGCGGCGGTGCGCGTCGCCCAGACCAACTACACAGGCGCGGTCTCGGCCGGCCTGGTCTGCGCGCGGGCCCTGCAGTCCCAGGGCCACGGCTCCCTGGTGGTGCTCTCCTCGGTGGCGGGCGAGCGGGCGCGCCGCTCGAACTTCATCTACGGCTCCAGCAAGGCTGGCCTCGACGCGTTCGCGCAGGGCCTCGGCGACGCGCTGCACGGCACGGGGGTCCACGTGATGGTCGTCCGGCCCGGCTTCGTGCGCTCGAAGATGACGGCGGGCCTGGAGGAGGCCCCCATGGCGACCACGCCGGACGCGGTGGCCGCGGCCATCGAGACCGGGCTGCGGCGGCGCTCGGAGACGGTGTGGGTGCCGGGGGCGCTGCGCCTCGTCATGTCGGCGCTGCGGCACGCGCCGCGACCGGTGTTCCGCCGCCTGCCTCTCTAG